A genomic segment from Spinacia oleracea cultivar Varoflay chromosome 3, BTI_SOV_V1, whole genome shotgun sequence encodes:
- the LOC110775444 gene encoding growth-regulating factor 7 isoform X2: MGTMMIPMNSDATTSAAGASENNNGRLVFLSNNKDRVGRWCDGDKAIPLKKRRGFGFNNTSFAENSSTRITTDEDEDEDEDEDEDEDEDEDEDDDTATTATTEMIIMKWNNINDDEEEKQAVKDDKDAVVAPPAPAPAPAPAPATTTVKKGNAKRGNTILEGSRCSRVNGRGWRCCQPTLVGYSLCEHHLGKGRLRSMSASAKSRSSKKKSNSITKFALGRDEESDHTVDVREKKLERMNSFGNKRVKLGVVKARSLSSLLGQTNAMKNNNIVADNHATMQQQEKISNLDYQ; this comes from the exons CAGAGAATAATAATGGTCGACTTGTATTTCTCTCCAATAATAAAG ATCGAGTAGGAAGGTGGTGCGATGGAGATAAAGCGATTCCACTGAAGAAAAGGAGAGGGTTCGGGTTCAATAATACTAGCTTTGCTGAGAACTCGTCTACAAGAATAACAAccgatgaagatgaagatgaagatgaagatgaagatgaagatgaagatgaagatgaagatgaagatgacgACACAGCGACTACAGCGACAACCGAGATGATAATAATGAAGTGGAATAACATAaatgatgatgaagaagaaaaaCAAGCAGTGAAGGATGACAAGGACGCAGTAGTAGCACCACCAGCACCAGCACCAGCACCAGCACCAGCACCAGCAACAACGACTGTGAAGAAGGGAAATGCCAAAAGGGGCAACACTATACTAGAAGGGTCAAGGTGCAGCCGTGTGAACGGTAGAGGGTGGAGATGTTGTCAACCGACACTTGTGGGTTACTCCCTTTGCGAGCATCATTTAGGGAAGGGAAGATTACGGAGCATGAGTGCTAGTGCAAAATCACGATCCTCTAAGAAGAAGAGCAACTCTATTACTAAATTCGCGCTAGGCCGGGATGAAGAGAGTGATCATACAGTAGATGTAAGGGAGAAGAAACTTGAACGAATGAACTCGTTTGGCAATAAAAGGGTGAAACTTGGTGTTGTCAAAGCTCGATCTCTAAGCAGTTTGTTGGGTCAGACGAATGCCATGAAGAATAATAATATTGTTGCAGATAATCATGCAACTATGCAGCAACAAGAAAAGATTAGCAACTTGGATTATCAATGA